The genomic DNA TTGGGACCTGTGATTCTAACTGTTTTATACAAGCTTGTTAAACGCAGCACGGTGAAACTTTAATGGAAACGATCATAGGAGTAATCGGAGCAGCTAACGCAAGTGAGAAGGAAAAAAGAACTTCGGAAGAGGTCGGAGTTCTTATTGCCAAAAGAGATTCTTTTCTGCTTTGCGGCGGAATGGGAGGAGTTATGGAAGCCGCGTGCCGAGGAGCAAAATCAGCCGGAGGCACCACAATCGGGATTCTCCCCGGCCCCGAAGCCTCCTTGGCCAACAGATTCATCGACATACCAATAGTTACAGGGATGGGTGAAGCAAGAAACGTGATAGTAGCAAAGTCAAGTCATTCCATAATCGCCATTGGAGGCAGTTTCGGCACCCTGTCGGAGATATCGTTCGCACTTAAGTCCGGAATTCCGGTTATCGGGCTTGACACCTGGGATGTCTCTGAGGAAATTATCAAATGCGAAACCCCGGAAGAAGCAGTGAGAACAGCCTTTGAGCTATCCTCCCTCAGGAAAAGGGCCTGATGAAAACCTCCCCGAACAAGCAAAAAGAAATGGCACTGGAAGAGATAGGAAGTTACATAAGACGCGTTCCCGATTTCCCGAGCAAGGGAATACTCTTCTACGATATAACCACGCTGATTAAAAACGCCGGAGCTTTTCAAAAATCCGTTGACATGATGGCGGAAATCCTCGCCGGTAAGGAGATAACCTCATTTGTCGCGCCCGAGAGCCGAGGTTTTATCTTCGCTTCCGCCTTATCCTATAAGCTTGGAAAAGAATTGATCCTAGTGAGGAAGCCCGGCAAGTTGCCAAGCGACACCGCAAGCGTTTCATATGATCTTGAGTATGGAAAAGACGTTCTGGAAATTCACAAAGACGCGATAAACGGTAAAAGCAGGGCAGTGATCGTCGATGATCTTCTGGCCACGGGGGGAACGGCGCACAGTACCGGGCGCCTAGTGGAAGAACTAGGCGGAAGCGTCGCCGGGTACCTCTTTCTTGTAGAACTCACGGGACTCAAGGGGGCCGAGGCTCTTTCCCCCCACCCGGTCTGGTCCCTACTTAAAATGCCGGGGTAAAAATTGAAAAAGATAGAAGTCAAAGTCAGGTCAAACGAAGATAATTCCTATGAAATCCTGATCGGCCAAGGTCTTCTGAGCCAGATTGCCGGCGATCTGGTCGAGGCATCCATAGCTCATTCCCATGCCCTAGTAACCGATTCAAACGTGGCGGATCTCTATGGAGCAAAACTTCTGAGCGATCTTGGGGAAGTGCTCCCAGAAGTCAGTATGATTGTTTTTCCGGCGGGAGAGCAAAGCAAAACCAGAGAAATCAAGTCCTTCATAGAAGACAGGATGCTCGAATCGGGATTCGGCAGGGACTCTTCGGTCGTAGCACTCGGCGGCGGGGTCGTGGGAGATATAGCAGGATTCGTAGCCGCCACTTACATGAGGGGAGTACCCTGCGTTCAGGTGCCGACAAGCCTAGTTGCCTGCGTTGACAGTTCGGTGGGAGGAAAAACTGCTGTAGATACCCCTCACGGAAAAAACCTCATCGGTTCCTTCTATCAACCATGGCGGGTGTATGTGGACACAGACATGCTTAAAACCCTCGAACCGAAGCAACTCGCGGAGGGACTCGCCGAAATAATTAAATACGGTGTAATAAGGAGTGAGGATTTCTTCCAGTACCTAGAAGCAAATATCGAGAAAATCTACGAATTCGACAACGCTACACTGCTCGAGGTGATAGAGACAAGCTGTAGGATCAAAGCGGAAGTGGTCGAGAAGGACGAAAAGGAGCAGAGCCTGCGGAAAATCCTTAATTTCGGACACACGGTCGGCCACGCAATCGAGCAGCTATCTGACTATACAATCTCCCACGGAGAAGCGATTTCCGCGGGAATGGTAATTGAGGGAAAAATCGCTCTCGGGGAAACAGGGTGGAACGAAGAAGAACAGGGCAGGCTCACCCTTCTTCTGCAAAGAGCGGGACTTCCTACTGAGCCTCCACGCGGGGTAAACGTGGGGAAAATAATCGACGTCATGAAGATCGACAAGAAAGCCAGAAAAGGCAAGATAGAAATGTCGCTTCCCGAGTGCATAGGCAAGATGAAAGAACATGAGGGAGATTACGGAATAAGGATCGGGGAGCAGACCATAACTTCCGCTTTTAGATCCTGACACGGAAAATGAAGTTAACCGGCCCCGCGGTGGACATCTCTTTGTTTTCGCTTCCCATCGGCAAAAAAGACATCTTCTGCGACGAAAAACCCCTAATACTTGAGATTGGCTTTGGAGAAGGAGAATTTCTCATAAACGCAGCGCAGTGCGACGCAAGCAGAAACTACCTTGGTATCGAGATCAAGAGAGGAAGGTTCCGAAAAGCGGTGCGTGCTGCGGAAAAGCTCTCCCTGGAAAACTTAAAATTCCTCCACGTTGAGGCTGAGATCGCACTCAGACAGGTCTTCAGAGAAAGAATGTTTGATCTTGTCTTGGTGAACTTCCCCGACCCCTGGCCGAAGAAAAAACATTCAAAACACAGAATGTTCAACCGGGAATTTATAAGCTGCCTGGCAAAAGTGCTTACGAGAAGCGGGAGAACCGTAATAAAGACCGATCAGTTGAGCTACATTGAGCAGATAGTGTCCGAATTCAAAAGAAGTCGCTTGTTCCGTCCCGTGCACCCTCCACCCGGTTTCATCGAGGCTCGAAGAGAAGAAACAGAAACGAAATTCGAAAAACATTTCAGGGAAGCCTCGCAAAAGATATTCAGTGCCGTTTTTCTAAATCTTCCCTAGCAAACAAGCTCAATACGTCGATATGTAAAAACATTATAATTGACATTAAGAATGTTCTATGTATTAAGTTTGTCCGTTCCGCACAAAATATGGAGGTTTTTTAAATGATAGTAGTAATGAAGCAAAGGGCAACCAAGGAAGATATAGACAAGGTCAAATCCGTTATAAAGGAACTTGGCTATTCGCCGCATCCAATCGAGGGAATTCTCAGGACTGTCATCGGAGTGGTCGGAGATGATAGAGGAAAGCCGCATGATCTCGACGTTCTCAAACAGCTACAGGGAGTCGAAAAGGTCGTTCCTGTGCTTCAGCCCTACAAGCTAACAAGCAGAGAAGTGAACGATGAAACCTCCGTTTTTAATGTGGAAGGCGTTACAGTAGGGGACAGGAATATCCCCATAATCGCAGGACCGTGCTCGGTTGAAAGCGAAGAACAGATAATGACAATTGCAGCTTCCATAAAAGATTCAGGGGCGTCAATGCTCAGAGGCGGGGCGTTTAAGCCCAGAACTTCTCCCTATTCTTTCCAGGGTCTTGGAAAAGAGGGACTGGAACTTCTCATCAAGGCAAAAGAAGTGACCGGACTGCCCATAGTAACCGAAATAATGAGCCCGGATGACCTTGAACTGGTCGAGGAATACGCAGATGTGCTTCAGATCGGAGCGAGAAATTCCCAAAACTACTCACTTTTAAGACATGTCGGCAAATCAAAAAAGGCCGTCCTGCTAAAACGGGGGATGTCAACAACCATAAACGAATTTCTCATGTGCGCAGAATATATACTGTCAGAGGGCAACAGTAACGTAATGCTCTGCGAACGCGGGATAAGGACCTTTGAGACTGCGACCAGAAATACTTTCGACCTGAACGCTATACCGGTACTCAAGGAAAAGACCCACCTGCCTGTTTTCGCCGACCCTAGCCATGGAACCGGCTACTGGCAGTACGTAATTCCGGTAACTTTAGCTTCAATAGCCGCCGGAGCGGACGGAGTAATTGTCGAGGTTCATAACAACCCGGAGATCGCCGTTAGTGACGGGGCTCAGTCGCTTAAACCGAAAACATTCAAAAACCTGATGCAAAAAGCTGCCCCCGTTGCCGAAGCCATTGGAAGAAGCATTTAGAGATTTCTCGGATCTCAGAAGGAAATCAGGACTTTTCTTCCACTGAGAGTCAGTTTCCCCTCACAGAAAAGCCTTATAGCT from Candidatus Dadabacteria bacterium includes the following:
- a CDS encoding TIGR00725 family protein encodes the protein METIIGVIGAANASEKEKRTSEEVGVLIAKRDSFLLCGGMGGVMEAACRGAKSAGGTTIGILPGPEASLANRFIDIPIVTGMGEARNVIVAKSSHSIIAIGGSFGTLSEISFALKSGIPVIGLDTWDVSEEIIKCETPEEAVRTAFELSSLRKRA
- a CDS encoding adenine phosphoribosyltransferase, which codes for MALEEIGSYIRRVPDFPSKGILFYDITTLIKNAGAFQKSVDMMAEILAGKEITSFVAPESRGFIFASALSYKLGKELILVRKPGKLPSDTASVSYDLEYGKDVLEIHKDAINGKSRAVIVDDLLATGGTAHSTGRLVEELGGSVAGYLFLVELTGLKGAEALSPHPVWSLLKMPG
- the aroB gene encoding 3-dehydroquinate synthase translates to MKKIEVKVRSNEDNSYEILIGQGLLSQIAGDLVEASIAHSHALVTDSNVADLYGAKLLSDLGEVLPEVSMIVFPAGEQSKTREIKSFIEDRMLESGFGRDSSVVALGGGVVGDIAGFVAATYMRGVPCVQVPTSLVACVDSSVGGKTAVDTPHGKNLIGSFYQPWRVYVDTDMLKTLEPKQLAEGLAEIIKYGVIRSEDFFQYLEANIEKIYEFDNATLLEVIETSCRIKAEVVEKDEKEQSLRKILNFGHTVGHAIEQLSDYTISHGEAISAGMVIEGKIALGETGWNEEEQGRLTLLLQRAGLPTEPPRGVNVGKIIDVMKIDKKARKGKIEMSLPECIGKMKEHEGDYGIRIGEQTITSAFRS
- the trmB gene encoding tRNA (guanosine(46)-N7)-methyltransferase TrmB, encoding MKLTGPAVDISLFSLPIGKKDIFCDEKPLILEIGFGEGEFLINAAQCDASRNYLGIEIKRGRFRKAVRAAEKLSLENLKFLHVEAEIALRQVFRERMFDLVLVNFPDPWPKKKHSKHRMFNREFISCLAKVLTRSGRTVIKTDQLSYIEQIVSEFKRSRLFRPVHPPPGFIEARREETETKFEKHFREASQKIFSAVFLNLP
- the aroF gene encoding 3-deoxy-7-phosphoheptulonate synthase, with amino-acid sequence MIVVMKQRATKEDIDKVKSVIKELGYSPHPIEGILRTVIGVVGDDRGKPHDLDVLKQLQGVEKVVPVLQPYKLTSREVNDETSVFNVEGVTVGDRNIPIIAGPCSVESEEQIMTIAASIKDSGASMLRGGAFKPRTSPYSFQGLGKEGLELLIKAKEVTGLPIVTEIMSPDDLELVEEYADVLQIGARNSQNYSLLRHVGKSKKAVLLKRGMSTTINEFLMCAEYILSEGNSNVMLCERGIRTFETATRNTFDLNAIPVLKEKTHLPVFADPSHGTGYWQYVIPVTLASIAAGADGVIVEVHNNPEIAVSDGAQSLKPKTFKNLMQKAAPVAEAIGRSI